The Meriones unguiculatus strain TT.TT164.6M chromosome 1, Bangor_MerUng_6.1, whole genome shotgun sequence genome has a segment encoding these proteins:
- the Zc3h4 gene encoding zinc finger CCCH domain-containing protein 4 gives MEAAPGTPPPPPSESPPPPPSPPPPSTPSPPPCSPDGRAATPHLLHHRLPLPDDREDGELEEGELEDDGAEETQDVPGGQERSRKEKGEKHHSDSEEEKSHRRLKRKRKKEREKEKRRSKKRRKSKHKRHASSSDDFSDFSDDSDFSPSEKGHRKYRDYSPPYAPPHQQYSSSHNTPLPKKSYSKMDSKGYSMYEDYENEQYGEYEGDEEEDMGKEDYDDFTKELNQYRRAKEGSSRGRGSRGRGRGYRGRGSRGGSRGRGMGRGSRGRGRGSMGEHPEDEEDLYDEELEYGEGEEPMGDDDYDEYSKELSQYRRSKDSRARGLSRGRGRGSRGGRGKGMGRGRGRGGRGGMSKGGMNEDEDYYDDDMGDGGGSYRRSDHDKPHQQSDKKGKVICKYFVEGRCTWGDHCNFSHDIELPKKRELCKFYITGFCARAENCPYMHGDFPCKLYHTTGNCINGDDCMFSHDPLTEETRELLDKMLADDAEAGAEDEKEVEELKKQGINPLPKPPPGVGLLPTPPRPPGPPAPNSPNGRPMQGVPPPPPPPPPPPPGPPQMNLPAHEPLSPQQLQQDMYNKKIPSLFEIVVRPTGQLAEKLGVRFPGPGGPSGPMGPGPNMGPPGPMGGPMHPDIHPDMHPDMHPDMHPDMHPDMHPDMHPDMHPDMQMGPGMNPGPPMGPGGPPMMPYGPGDSPHSGMMPPIPPAQNFYENFYPQQEGMEMEPGLAGDAEDYGHYEELPGQPGEPLFPEHPLEPDSFPEGGPPGRPKAGAGVPDFLPSAQRALYLRIQQKQQEEERARRLAESSKQDRENEEGDTGNWYSSDEDEGGSSVTSILKTLRQQTSNRPQASAGEPSSSGLGDPRLQKGHSTGGRLADPRLSRDPRLSRHAETSGGSGPGESGPSDPRLARTLPASKVEGSLHSSPVGPSSSKGQPPAEEEEGERALREKAVNIPLDPLPGHPLRDPRSQLQQFSHIKKDVTLSKPSFARTVLWNPEDLIPLPIPKQDVPPVPAALQSLPALDPRLHRSTPPGPSNTRQRPGSTDPSTSASNLPDFELLSRILKTVNVNTPGQSDKPSDPRVRKTPTDPRLQKPADPAAASRAAKPCPTEASPPAASPSGDSSPPATAPYDPRVLAAGGLGQGSSSGQSSVLSGISLYDPRTPNAGGKAVEPVSDTSAQPKGPEGNGKSSASKAKEPPFVRKSALEQPETGKVSTDGATATDRYNSYNRPRPKATAAPTAASSTPPPEGATPQPGVHNLPVPTLFGTVKPAPKTGTGSPFAGNSPAREGEQDAGSLKDVFKGFDPTASPFCQ, from the exons GGAAGATGGTGAGTTGGAAGAAGGTGAACTGGAAGACGATGGGGCTGAGGAGACCCAAGATGTCCCTGGGGGGCAAGAAAGGAGTcggaaagaaaagggggagaagCACCACAGCGACTCAGAGGAGGAAAAGTCTCACAGGAGACTAAAACGGAAGCGGAAGAAGGAacgggagaaggagaagaggaggtcGAAGAAAAGGCGGAAATCCAAACATAAA CGACATGCTTCCTCCAGTGATGACTTTTCGGACTTCTCAGATGACTCAGATTTCAGCCCTAGTGAGAAGGGCCACCGCAAGTACCGGGACTATAGCCCCCCATATGCACCG CCCCACCAGCAATACTCCTCATCACACAACACACCCTTGCCCAAGAAATCCTACTCCAAGATGGATAGCAAGGGCTACAGCATGTATGAGGACTATGAGAACGAGCAGTATGGGGAGTACGAGGGGGATGAAGAGGAAGACATGGGCAAGGAGGACTATGACGACTTCACCAAAGAGCTGAACCAGTACCGACGTGCCAAGGAGGGCAGCAGCCGGGGCCGAG GTAGCCGAGGACGAGGCAGGGGCTACAGGGGCCGTGGCAGCCGAGGAGGATCTCGAGGCCGCGGCATGGGCAGGGGCAGCAGAGGCCGAGGCCGAGGCTCCATGGGAGAGCACCCGGAAGATGAAGAGGACTTGTACGACGAGGAGCTAGAA TATGGAGAAGGCGAGGAGCCCATGGGAGATGACGATTATGACGAGTACTCCAAAGAACTGAGCCAGTACCGTCGGTCCAAGGACAGCCGGGCTCGAG GGTTGAGTCGAGGCCGAGGCCGGGGCTCCCGAGGAGGTCGAGGGAAGGGCATGGGCCGGGGCCGAGGTCGAGGCGGCAGAGGAGGGATGAGCAAGGGCGGCATGAATGAGGACGAAGACTACTACGATGACGACATGGGC GATGGTGGTGGAAGCTACCGGCGAAGTGATCATGACAAACCCCACCAGCAATCTGACAAGAAAGGCAAAGTCATCTGCAAGTACTTCGTGGAGGGGCGATGTACTTGG ggagACCACTGCAATTTTAGCCATGACATTGAGCTGCCGAAGAAGCGAGAGCTGTGCAAGTTTTACATTACAGGGTTCTGCGCTCGAGCTGAGAACTGCCCTTACATGCACG GTGACTTTCCCTGTAAGTTATACCACACCACTGGGAACTGCATTAATGGTGATGACTGCATGTTCTCCCATGATCCGCTGACTGAAGAGACACGAGAGCTCCTAGATAAG ATGTTGGCTGATGATGCAGAAGCAGGTGCTGAGGACGAGAAGGAGGTGGAAGAGCTGAAGAAACAGGGCATCAACCCCTTACCCAAGCCACCTCCTGGTGTGGGGCTCCTGCCCACCCCTCCACGGCCCCCTGGGCCTCCAGCCCCCAACTCTCCTAATGGCAGACCCATGCAGGGtgtccctcctcccccaccccctccccctcccccgcctcctGGGCCCCCTCAGATGAACCTGCCAGCACACGAGCCGCTGTCCCCACAGCAGCTACAGCAGGACATGTACAACAAGAAGATCCCCTCTTTGTTTGAGATTGTGGTGCGCCCCACAGGGCAGCTAGCTGAGAAGCTGGGTGTGAG GTTCCCTGGACCTGGTGGACCCTCAGGGCCAATGGGTCCTGGCCCCAACATGGGACCCCCAGGGCCAATGGGGGGACCCATGCACCCCGACATACACCCAGATATGCACCCCGACATGCACCCAGATATGCACCCCGACATGCATCCTGACATGCACCCTGACATGCATCCCGACATGCATCCCGACATGCAAATGGGTCCTGGCATGAACCCTGGCCCTCCCATGGGTCCTGGTGGCCCCCCGATGATGCCCTATGGTCCTGGAGACTCCCCACACTCGGGAATGATGCCTCCTATCCCGCCAGCCCAGAACTTCTATGAGAACTTCTACCCGCAGCAGGAGGGAATGGAAATGGAGCCGGGCCTTGCTGGGGATGCAG AGGACTACGGGCACTACGAAGAGCTGCCGGGGCAGCCTGGGGAGCCCCTCTTCCCCGAGCACCCTCTGGAGCCCGACAGCTTCCCCGAGGGAGGGCCCCCAGGCCGGCCGAAGGCCGGCGCCGGTGTACCCGACTTCCTGCCCTCGGCTCAGAGGGCCCTGTACCTGAGGAtccagcagaagcagcaggaggaggagagagcgaggaggctggctgagaGCAGCAAGCAGGACCGGGAGAATGAGGAAG GTGACACTGGAAACTGGTACTCAAGTGACGAGGACGAGGGGGGAAGCAGTGTCACATCCATCCTCAAGACCTTGAGGCAGCAGACATCAAACCGACCCCAGGCGTCAGCTGGGGAGCCAAGCAGCAGTGGGTTGGGGGATCCCCGCCTGCAGAAGGGACACTCCACAGGAGGCCGGCTGGCAGACCCCCGCCTCAGCCGGGACCCCAGACTCAGCCGCCATGCAGAGACTTCAGGAGGGTCTGGCCCAGGGGAATCGGGGCCCTCTGACCCTCGGTTGGCTCGTACCCTGCCTGCCTCCAAGGTTGAAGGCAGCCTTCATTCCAGCCCTGTAGGCCCCAGCAGTTCAAAAGGACAGccccctgcagaagaggaggaaggggagcgGGCCTTACGTGAGAAGGCGGTGAACATTCCCCTAGACCCCCTGCCTGGACACCCACTGCGGGACCCTCGCTCTCAGCTGCAGCAGTTCAGCCACATCAAGAAGGATGTGACCCTGAGCAAGCCGAGTTTTGCCCGCACTGTGCTCTGGAACCCTGAGGACCTGATCCCCCTGCCCATCCCCAAGCAGGACGTGCCCCCAGTGCCTGCTGCCCTGCAGTCCCTGCCTGCCCTGGATCCCAGGCTGCACCGTTCCACACCCCCTGGGCCTTCCAACACCAGGCAGCGCCCAGGCTCCACAGATCCCAGCACGTCTGCCTCTAACCTACCTGACTTTGAACTCCTCTCACGAATCCTCAAGACTGTCAATGTCAACACCCCTGGCCAGAGTGACAAACCCAGCGATCCCAGGGTGCGGAAGACCCCTACTGACCCCAGATTACAGAAGCCAGCAGATCCTGCAGCAGCCTCCCGAGCAGCCAAGCCCTGTCCCACCGAAGCATCACCTCCTGCTGCCAGCCCAAGTGGGGACTCGTCCCCACCGGCCACAGCTCCCTATGACCCCCGAGTGTTGGCAGCTGGTGGCTTAGGCCAGGGCAGCAGCAGTGGGCAGAGCAGTGTTCTGAGTGGCATCAGCTTGTATGACCCCAGGACTCCTAATGCAGGTGGCAAAGCTGTAGAGCCAGTCTCTGACACGAGTGCTCAGCCCAAGGGTCCTGAGGGCAACGGCAAGAGCTCAGCCTCCAAGGCAAAAGAGCCCCCGTTTGTCCGAAAGTCTGCCCTGGAACAGCCAGAGACAGGGAAGGTCAGCACAGATGGGGCCACAGCCACGGACAGATATAATAGCTACAACCGGCCCCGGCCCAAGGCCACTGCAGCCCCTACTGCTGCCTCGTCCACCCCGCCCCCTGAGGGGGCCACACCCCAGCCTGGGGTACACAACCTGCCAGTGCCCACCCTCTTTGGTACTGTGAAGCCAGCCCCCAAAACGGGCACAGGAAGCCCATTTGCTGGCAACAGCCCTGCCCGTGAGGGTGAGCAGGATGCGGGGTCCCTAAAGGACGTTTTTAAAGGCTTTGACCCCACAGCCTCCCCCTTCTGCCAGTAG